Proteins encoded in a region of the Leopardus geoffroyi isolate Oge1 chromosome E2, O.geoffroyi_Oge1_pat1.0, whole genome shotgun sequence genome:
- the LOC123578194 gene encoding vasodilator-stimulated phosphoprotein isoform X1 yields the protein MSETVICSSWATVMLYDDTNKRWLPAGTGPQAFSRVQIYHNPTANSFRVVGWKMQPDQQVVINCAIVRGIKYNQATPSFHQWRDARQVWGLNFGSKEDAAQFAAGMASALEALEGGGPPPPPPPAAPSTWSVQNGPAPEEVEQQKRQPPGPPEHMERRVSNAGGPPAPPAGGPPPPPGPPPPPGPPPPPGVSPSGVSAAGHGAGGGPPPAPPLPTAQGPSGGGTGAPGLAAAIAGAKLRKVSKQEEASGGPSAPKADSGRSTGGGLMEEMNAMLARRRKATQVGEKPPKDESANQEEPEARVPAQSESVRRPWEKNSTTLPRMKSSSSVTTSEAHPSTPSSSDESDLERVKQELLEEVRKELQKVKEEIIEAFVQELRKRGSP from the exons ATGAG tgagACCGTGATCTGCTCCAGCTGGGCCACCGTGATGCTTTACGATGACACCAACAAACGATGGCTGCCGGCAGGCACGGGCCCCCAGGCTTTCAGCCGCGTCCAGATCTACCACAACCCCACGGCCAATTCCTTCAGGGTTGTCGGCTGGAAGATGCAGCCAGACCAGCAG GTGGTCATCAACTGTGCCATCGTCCGGGGTATCAAGTATAACCAGGCCACCCCCAGCTTCCACCAGTGGCGCGACGCCCGCCAGGTCTGGGGCCTCAACTTCGGGAGCAAGGAGGACGCAGCACAGTTCGCCGCGGGCATGGCCAGCGCCCTAGAGGCATTGGAAG GAGGGGGGCCTccgccaccgccaccaccagCAGCACCTTCCACCTGGTCTGTCCAGAACGGTCCTGCCCCAGAGGAGGTGGAACAGCAGAAAAG GCAGCCCCCGGGCCCTCCGGAGCACATGGAGCGCCGGGTCTCCAATGCAG gAGGCCCACCTGCTCCTCCAGCTGGGGGGCCGCCCCCCCCTCCAGGACCTCCCCCTCCTCCGggtccccccccacctcctggggTGTCCCCCTCAGGGGTCTCGGCCGCAGGGCATGGAGCAGGGGGAGGCCCGCCCCCTGcgccccctctccccacagcacAAGGCCCCAGTGGTGGCGGAACTGGGGCCCCCGGCCTTGCGGCCGCCATTGCCGGAGCCAAACTCAGGAAAGTCAGCAAG CAGGAGGAGGCCTCAGGGGGGCCCTCAGCCCCCAAAGCAGACAGCGGCCGGAGCACGGGCGGGGGGCTGATGGAAGAAATGAACGCCATGCTGGCCCGGAG AAGGAAAgccacacaagttggggagaaaCCCCCCAAGGATGAATCTGCCAAT CAGGAGGAGCCGGAGGCTAGAGTCCCAGCCCAGAGTG AATCTGTGCGGAGaccctgggaaaagaacagcacaACCTTGCCAAG GATGAAGTCTTCTTCTTCCGTGACCACTTCTGAGGCCCACCCCTCTACGCCCAGCTCCAGTGATGAGTCAGACCTGGAGAGAGTCAAACAG GAGCTTCtggaagaggtgaggaaggaaCTGCAGAAAGTGAAAGAGGAAATCATTGAAG CATTTGTCCAGGAGCTGAGGAAGCGGGGTTCCCCCTGA
- the LOC123578194 gene encoding vasodilator-stimulated phosphoprotein isoform X2 has translation MSETVICSSWATVMLYDDTNKRWLPAGTGPQAFSRVQIYHNPTANSFRVVGWKMQPDQQVVINCAIVRGIKYNQATPSFHQWRDARQVWGLNFGSKEDAAQFAAGMASALEALEGGGPPPPPPPAAPSTWSVQNGPAPEEVEQQKRQPPGPPEHMERRVSNAGGPPAPPAGGPPPPPGPPPPPGPPPPPGVSPSGVSAAGHGAGGGPPPAPPLPTAQGPSGGGTGAPGLAAAIAGAKLRKVSKEEASGGPSAPKADSGRSTGGGLMEEMNAMLARRRKATQVGEKPPKDESANQEEPEARVPAQSESVRRPWEKNSTTLPRMKSSSSVTTSEAHPSTPSSSDESDLERVKQELLEEVRKELQKVKEEIIEAFVQELRKRGSP, from the exons ATGAG tgagACCGTGATCTGCTCCAGCTGGGCCACCGTGATGCTTTACGATGACACCAACAAACGATGGCTGCCGGCAGGCACGGGCCCCCAGGCTTTCAGCCGCGTCCAGATCTACCACAACCCCACGGCCAATTCCTTCAGGGTTGTCGGCTGGAAGATGCAGCCAGACCAGCAG GTGGTCATCAACTGTGCCATCGTCCGGGGTATCAAGTATAACCAGGCCACCCCCAGCTTCCACCAGTGGCGCGACGCCCGCCAGGTCTGGGGCCTCAACTTCGGGAGCAAGGAGGACGCAGCACAGTTCGCCGCGGGCATGGCCAGCGCCCTAGAGGCATTGGAAG GAGGGGGGCCTccgccaccgccaccaccagCAGCACCTTCCACCTGGTCTGTCCAGAACGGTCCTGCCCCAGAGGAGGTGGAACAGCAGAAAAG GCAGCCCCCGGGCCCTCCGGAGCACATGGAGCGCCGGGTCTCCAATGCAG gAGGCCCACCTGCTCCTCCAGCTGGGGGGCCGCCCCCCCCTCCAGGACCTCCCCCTCCTCCGggtccccccccacctcctggggTGTCCCCCTCAGGGGTCTCGGCCGCAGGGCATGGAGCAGGGGGAGGCCCGCCCCCTGcgccccctctccccacagcacAAGGCCCCAGTGGTGGCGGAACTGGGGCCCCCGGCCTTGCGGCCGCCATTGCCGGAGCCAAACTCAGGAAAGTCAGCAAG GAGGAGGCCTCAGGGGGGCCCTCAGCCCCCAAAGCAGACAGCGGCCGGAGCACGGGCGGGGGGCTGATGGAAGAAATGAACGCCATGCTGGCCCGGAG AAGGAAAgccacacaagttggggagaaaCCCCCCAAGGATGAATCTGCCAAT CAGGAGGAGCCGGAGGCTAGAGTCCCAGCCCAGAGTG AATCTGTGCGGAGaccctgggaaaagaacagcacaACCTTGCCAAG GATGAAGTCTTCTTCTTCCGTGACCACTTCTGAGGCCCACCCCTCTACGCCCAGCTCCAGTGATGAGTCAGACCTGGAGAGAGTCAAACAG GAGCTTCtggaagaggtgaggaaggaaCTGCAGAAAGTGAAAGAGGAAATCATTGAAG CATTTGTCCAGGAGCTGAGGAAGCGGGGTTCCCCCTGA
- the PPM1N gene encoding probable protein phosphatase 1N isoform X3, producing MAAFARLLECLLWSARKEQEAEEEEEERRRTHDGPRSLLDAPRCFQRPHGGAAASWGLRFGASAVQGWRAHMEDAHCAWLALPGLPPGWAFFAVLDGHGGARASLFGARHLPGHVFEALGTAPDEPEGVRGALRRAFLNADARLRALWPRGEPGGSTAVALLVSPRFLYLAHCGDSRAMLSRSGAVAFSTEDHRPLRPRERERIHNAGGTIRRRRLEGSLAVSRALGDFAYKEAPGRPPELQLVSAEPEVTALARQAEDEFMLLASDGVWDAMSGAALARLVASRLCLGLAPELLCAQLLDTCLCKGSLDNMTCVLVCFPGAPRPCEEAIRKELALDADLGRRVSGAPQPEHGFQDSGLRGHPRFTSWGRALLQGRCHC from the exons ATGGCGGCCTTTGCCCGCCTGCTGGAATGTCTCCTTTGGTCAGCTCGCAAAGAacaggaggcagaagaggaggaggaggagagacggAGGACTCACGACGGGCCTCGGTCGCTCCTGGACGCGCCGCGATGCTTCCAGCGGCCACACGGGGGTGCGGCCGCGTCTTGGGGACTGCGCTTTGGGGCGAGCGCTGTGCAGGGCTGGCGCGCGCACATGGAGGACGCGCATTGCGCTTGGCTCGCTCTGCCCGGGCTACCCCCAGGCTGGGCTTTCTTCGCGGTCCTCGATGGCCACGGCGGGGCGCGAGCCTCCCTCTTCGGCGCGCGCCACCTGCCTGGCCACGTGTTTGAGGCGCTGGGCACCGCGCCCGACGAGCCCGAGGGAGTGCGCGGGGCGCTGCGTCGAGCCTTCCTGAACGCAGACGCACGCCTGCGTGCGCTCTGGCCTCGTGGCGAGCCGGGGGGCTCCACCGCCGTGGCGTTGCTCGTCTCCCCGCGTTTTCTGTACCTGGCGCACTGTGGTGACTCCCGAGCGATGCTGAGTCGCTCCGGCGCTGTGGCCTTCAGCACCGAGGACCATCGGCCTCTCCGGCCTCGGGAACGCGAGCGCATCCACAACGCGGGAGGCACCATCCGCCGCCGGCGCCTCGAAGGCTCTCTGGCGGTATCCCGGGCACTGGGCGACTTTGCTTACAAAGAGGCTCCGGGAAGGCCTCCTGAACTGCAGCTCGTTTCCGCGGAGCCTGAGGTGACCGCCCTGGCTCGCCAGGCTGAGGACGAGTTCATGCTATTGGCCTCTGATGGTGTTTGGGACGCGATGTCTGGCGCCGCCCTGGCGAGACTGGTGGCATCGCGCCTCTGCCTGGGCCTGGCCCCGGAACTTCTCTGCGCGCAGCTATTGGACACGTGTCTCTGCAAG GGCAGCTTGGACAACATGACCTGCGTCCTGGTCTGCTTCCCCGGGGCCCCCAGGCCTTGTGAGGAGGCAATCAGGAAGGAGCTAGCGCTGGACGCAGACCTGGGCCGCAGGGTCTCTG GAGCCCCCCAGCCTGAACACGGTTTTCAGGACTCTGGCCTCAGAGGACATCCCAGATTTACCTCCTGGGGGAGGGCTCTACTGCAA ggTCGCTGTCATTGCTGA
- the PPM1N gene encoding probable protein phosphatase 1N isoform X1, whose protein sequence is MAAFARLLECLLWSARKEQEAEEEEEERRRTHDGPRSLLDAPRCFQRPHGGAAASWGLRFGASAVQGWRAHMEDAHCAWLALPGLPPGWAFFAVLDGHGGARASLFGARHLPGHVFEALGTAPDEPEGVRGALRRAFLNADARLRALWPRGEPGGSTAVALLVSPRFLYLAHCGDSRAMLSRSGAVAFSTEDHRPLRPRERERIHNAGGTIRRRRLEGSLAVSRALGDFAYKEAPGRPPELQLVSAEPEVTALARQAEDEFMLLASDGVWDAMSGAALARLVASRLCLGLAPELLCAQLLDTCLCKGSLDNMTCVLVCFPGAPRPCEEAIRKELALDADLGRRVSELYSSAQEPPSLNTVFRTLASEDIPDLPPGGGLYCKVAVIAEAYSRLCQASGGRWQKTTTTTLFVFSFGKYGLGTCCVQDPAHSHHPGRTTEIPTPDGPTN, encoded by the exons ATGGCGGCCTTTGCCCGCCTGCTGGAATGTCTCCTTTGGTCAGCTCGCAAAGAacaggaggcagaagaggaggaggaggagagacggAGGACTCACGACGGGCCTCGGTCGCTCCTGGACGCGCCGCGATGCTTCCAGCGGCCACACGGGGGTGCGGCCGCGTCTTGGGGACTGCGCTTTGGGGCGAGCGCTGTGCAGGGCTGGCGCGCGCACATGGAGGACGCGCATTGCGCTTGGCTCGCTCTGCCCGGGCTACCCCCAGGCTGGGCTTTCTTCGCGGTCCTCGATGGCCACGGCGGGGCGCGAGCCTCCCTCTTCGGCGCGCGCCACCTGCCTGGCCACGTGTTTGAGGCGCTGGGCACCGCGCCCGACGAGCCCGAGGGAGTGCGCGGGGCGCTGCGTCGAGCCTTCCTGAACGCAGACGCACGCCTGCGTGCGCTCTGGCCTCGTGGCGAGCCGGGGGGCTCCACCGCCGTGGCGTTGCTCGTCTCCCCGCGTTTTCTGTACCTGGCGCACTGTGGTGACTCCCGAGCGATGCTGAGTCGCTCCGGCGCTGTGGCCTTCAGCACCGAGGACCATCGGCCTCTCCGGCCTCGGGAACGCGAGCGCATCCACAACGCGGGAGGCACCATCCGCCGCCGGCGCCTCGAAGGCTCTCTGGCGGTATCCCGGGCACTGGGCGACTTTGCTTACAAAGAGGCTCCGGGAAGGCCTCCTGAACTGCAGCTCGTTTCCGCGGAGCCTGAGGTGACCGCCCTGGCTCGCCAGGCTGAGGACGAGTTCATGCTATTGGCCTCTGATGGTGTTTGGGACGCGATGTCTGGCGCCGCCCTGGCGAGACTGGTGGCATCGCGCCTCTGCCTGGGCCTGGCCCCGGAACTTCTCTGCGCGCAGCTATTGGACACGTGTCTCTGCAAG GGCAGCTTGGACAACATGACCTGCGTCCTGGTCTGCTTCCCCGGGGCCCCCAGGCCTTGTGAGGAGGCAATCAGGAAGGAGCTAGCGCTGGACGCAGACCTGGGCCGCAGGGTCTCTG AGCTGTATTCCTCTGCTCAGGAGCCCCCCAGCCTGAACACGGTTTTCAGGACTCTGGCCTCAGAGGACATCCCAGATTTACCTCCTGGGGGAGGGCTCTACTGCAA ggTCGCTGTCATTGCTGAAGCTTATTCTCGGCTCTGCCAGGCCTCAGGGGGGCGCTGGCAG aaaacaacaacaacaacattattTGTCTTCTCATTTGGCAAATATGGATTGGGTACCTGCTGTGTGCAAGACCCGGCTCACAGCCATCACCCAGGCAGAACCACTGAGATTCCCACCCCTGACGGACCCACCAACTAG
- the PPM1N gene encoding probable protein phosphatase 1N isoform X2, translating into MAAFARLLECLLWSARKEQEAEEEEEERRRTHDGPRSLLDAPRCFQRPHGGAAASWGLRFGASAVQGWRAHMEDAHCAWLALPGLPPGWAFFAVLDGHGGARASLFGARHLPGHVFEALGTAPDEPEGVRGALRRAFLNADARLRALWPRGEPGGSTAVALLVSPRFLYLAHCGDSRAMLSRSGAVAFSTEDHRPLRPRERERIHNAGGTIRRRRLEGSLAVSRALGDFAYKEAPGRPPELQLVSAEPEVTALARQAEDEFMLLASDGVWDAMSGAALARLVASRLCLGLAPELLCAQLLDTCLCKGSLDNMTCVLVCFPGAPRPCEEAIRKELALDADLGRRVSELYSSAQEPPSLNTVFRTLASEDIPDLPPGGGLYCKVAVIAEAYSRLCQASGGRWQKGPNGARKPTGTHSNSFLDLEA; encoded by the exons ATGGCGGCCTTTGCCCGCCTGCTGGAATGTCTCCTTTGGTCAGCTCGCAAAGAacaggaggcagaagaggaggaggaggagagacggAGGACTCACGACGGGCCTCGGTCGCTCCTGGACGCGCCGCGATGCTTCCAGCGGCCACACGGGGGTGCGGCCGCGTCTTGGGGACTGCGCTTTGGGGCGAGCGCTGTGCAGGGCTGGCGCGCGCACATGGAGGACGCGCATTGCGCTTGGCTCGCTCTGCCCGGGCTACCCCCAGGCTGGGCTTTCTTCGCGGTCCTCGATGGCCACGGCGGGGCGCGAGCCTCCCTCTTCGGCGCGCGCCACCTGCCTGGCCACGTGTTTGAGGCGCTGGGCACCGCGCCCGACGAGCCCGAGGGAGTGCGCGGGGCGCTGCGTCGAGCCTTCCTGAACGCAGACGCACGCCTGCGTGCGCTCTGGCCTCGTGGCGAGCCGGGGGGCTCCACCGCCGTGGCGTTGCTCGTCTCCCCGCGTTTTCTGTACCTGGCGCACTGTGGTGACTCCCGAGCGATGCTGAGTCGCTCCGGCGCTGTGGCCTTCAGCACCGAGGACCATCGGCCTCTCCGGCCTCGGGAACGCGAGCGCATCCACAACGCGGGAGGCACCATCCGCCGCCGGCGCCTCGAAGGCTCTCTGGCGGTATCCCGGGCACTGGGCGACTTTGCTTACAAAGAGGCTCCGGGAAGGCCTCCTGAACTGCAGCTCGTTTCCGCGGAGCCTGAGGTGACCGCCCTGGCTCGCCAGGCTGAGGACGAGTTCATGCTATTGGCCTCTGATGGTGTTTGGGACGCGATGTCTGGCGCCGCCCTGGCGAGACTGGTGGCATCGCGCCTCTGCCTGGGCCTGGCCCCGGAACTTCTCTGCGCGCAGCTATTGGACACGTGTCTCTGCAAG GGCAGCTTGGACAACATGACCTGCGTCCTGGTCTGCTTCCCCGGGGCCCCCAGGCCTTGTGAGGAGGCAATCAGGAAGGAGCTAGCGCTGGACGCAGACCTGGGCCGCAGGGTCTCTG AGCTGTATTCCTCTGCTCAGGAGCCCCCCAGCCTGAACACGGTTTTCAGGACTCTGGCCTCAGAGGACATCCCAGATTTACCTCCTGGGGGAGGGCTCTACTGCAA ggTCGCTGTCATTGCTGAAGCTTATTCTCGGCTCTGCCAGGCCTCAGGGGGGCGCTGGCAG AAGGGCCCAAATGGGGCCAGAAAACCCACTGGCACCCATTCAAACTCTTTCTTGGACTTGGAGGCCTGA